In Streptomyces nojiriensis, the sequence CGGTGCCCCAACCGTGAGCACACCCCGCCCCGTCGAAACCGGCACCGGCGGGGCAACCCCACAGGGGCTCACGACGTCCTCCCGTACAGGACGCGCCGCCCGAGAGACGGTGCGTGTACCGCTGAGAGGACCACGTGATGAGTGAGAAGGCCCGGCGCCTGTTCGACGCCCTCGACCTCGACCAGGACGGCACGCTGACCCGCGCCGAGGTCATCGGCGCCCTGCGCTCCAAGGGCCCGACCCTCGCGGCGCAGGGAGCCATCCCCGTCTGGGGCGTCGGGGACACCGACGACTCCTCGGCGCTCTTCGACGCGGCCGACCAGAACGGCGACCGCGTGCTGACGTTCGAGGAGTTCGCGGCCGTGGTCGACCGGCGCTTCGGCTGGTAGCGGCGGAACGGCGGCGGCGCCGCCGGCCTGAGCCGTCAACTCCCGGATCCGGTCCGACGGTCCGGGGCGGGGCCGGTCCGGGCATTGGGTACGCTCTCGGTTGACTTCGGGGCGCCGGCAGGTGCTGGATCGCCGCAATCAGAGATGGGTCCCCATGGGCAGCGCACCTTCCGCCGACTTCTTCCAGCCGCTCAAGGCGGACGACCCGGCCGTCGTGGGCGGCTACCGCCTGGCGGCCGTGCTGGGCTCGGGCGGCATGGGCAAGGTCTACCTCTCCTACACGCCGGGCGGCCGGCCCATCGCCATCAAGGTGATCCGGCCCGAGTTCAGCGAGGACCCCGAGTTCCGGCGGCGCTTCCAGCAGGAGGTGCGGGCCGCGGAGCGGGTCCAGGGGCTCTACACCGCACCGGTCATCGACTCGGACACCGAAGGCGCCCAGCCCTGGCTGGCCACGGCCTACGTGCCGGGCCCTTCGCTCGCCCACGCCGTGGCCCGGCACGGCGCGCTGCCGGTGCGCAGCGTGCTGCTGCTGACCGTCGGGGTCGCCGAGGCACTGCACGTCATCCACGGTGCGGGGATCGTCCACCGGGATCTGAAGCCCGCCAATGTACTGCTCGCCTCCGACGGGCCGCGCGTCATCGACTTCGGCATCGCCCGGGCCGCCGACTCCACCGCCCTGACGAGCACCGGCGTCAGCGTCGGCACCCCGGCGTTCATGGCGCCCGAACAGGCCTCGGCCGGGACGGTCACCCCGGCCACCGACGTCTTCGCCCTGGGTCAGATCGCGGCCTTCACCGCGATCGGGGCGTCCGTCTTCGGCGACGGGCCCTCGCACGCGGTGCTCTACCGGATCGTGCACGAGGACCCCGACCTCAGCGCCCTGCCCGAGCAGCTGCGACCGGTGGTGACCCGCTGCCTCAGCCGCGATCCGGCCGACCGGCCGGCCCTGAGCGAGATCATCGAGCTGTGCAACGCGGCCTCGGAGGCCCCGCTGCGGCAGGGCGAGGACTGGCTGCCGCGGGCCGTCGCCGGTTCCATCACCGAGCGGCTCCGGCTGCCCGCCCCGGCGCCGACTCCGGCTCCGGCGCCGATTCCGACCGAGGTCTCGCCGCAGCCCCCGGCCCAGGCACCGGTTCCGGCTGCGCCCGGGTACACGCCGACCGGGGTGGCCGCCGCCGCGCCGACGCAGACGGCTCCGGTTCACGGGGCTCCGGGTGCCGTGCCGCCGGGTTACCGGACGCCGCCCCCGTACGCGCAGCCTTCGTACCCGCAGCCCTCGTACGCCCCGGGACACGGCACGCCCCCGCCGTTCCACACCCAGCCCTTCGTTCCCGGTCCGTCCGGTCCGCCGCGCCCGAAGCGGACGGGACTGATCGTCATCGGGGCGGTCGCGGCGGCGGTCGTCGGGCTGGTCGTCCTCGGGTCAATGCTGCCCGACGGCTCCGGCAAGGGCGGCGGCGACAAGGCGTCGGGCGCCTCGCAGCAGCGGCCCGACCCGCAGCCGGTCTCGTACCAGGGCATCGAGGTGCCCCAGAACCACCAGTTGATGTTCGCCGACAACCCGCCGCGCCCGGCCGAGGAGCCGACCGGCGCCGGGGTGCTCTACGGGCACGCGGACCTCTTCTACTACCGGGACACCCTGTTCGGGGACGAGAAGTTCGGTACCGCGAACGGCAAGCTCGTCGTGCTGAACAACTCCGAGAAGGGCTCTCTGGAGACCTGCCGGGCGGTAACCCGCTTCACCGAGAAGGTCGGCCTCGACCAGCTCACGGACGGTTCGCAGGTCTGCGTCCTGAGCAAGGCCGGCCACATCACGCTGGCGACCTTCCGCGGCGGGTCGGGCGGGAAGGGTGAGACCAGGTTCATCACCGTCGACCTGACGGTCTGGCGCAATGCCGAGGCCGCCGCGAAGAACTAGGCGGACGTGTCGCCGGGGCGTCCACTGCCGGGTCGCGTAAGGGCGCCGCGCACAACGGGCCGCCGCATCGGAGAAGATGGCTCTTCGAAGATCGGCGAGGAGGGCGGCAGGAACTCTGCCGTCCCTGTCCGACGGGGAGGATGGCAACCGTGCGGGAAATAGCGCGTCACGAGGTCGGCGAGGAGCGGACGAGTCGGGCCCTGGAGGACATCGGCGGGCGGGTCTTCGGCCGCTGGCACGGGCTGCGCTACAACAGCCTGTCCATCAAGGGAATTCAGGAGACGGGCGACGAGCTCCTGGACCACGTCGGCGCCCTCACCCTCCAGGATCCGCGGCTGGAGGGCGCGCCGGGCCGGCTGGCACTGCGTACGGCGGCGGAGTGCGCGCTCGGTGTTCTGACGCTCGGAACGTGCCCCGGCGGGGACTACGAGGTCTTCTTCCCCCTCATCGACGAGGAACTCAACAGCGAGGACTTCGCCTTCGGTGACGCGGTCGACCAAGCGCCCACGGCGCGGGTCTGGGTGGACGCCTTCGCACTGAGCGTGCTCACCGGACTCGTCTGGGAACAGGCCCGGGTGATCGGCCCCCTGCTGAAGGAGGACTACGCCCCCATGTTCCACTCGGGGCTGCCGCACTCGCCCCTGAGCTCGGTCTCCGACCCGGCCGAGCTCGCCGAGATGGAGGCGCTCTGCGCTTACCTCCACCTGGTGGAGACGGCCCGCTCACCCTGGGTCGCGTCCGGGGTCCCGCCCCTGCGCAAGCCCGATGCGGAGGAGCGCGCCGCTGCCGCCGCGCGGCTCGACGAGGCGGGCACACCGACCGCGGACCAGCGGCTGCTGCGCGTACTCCTCGACGACGACCAGCCCGCGTTCGAGAAGGCCCTGACCAGCCGCCTCCTGGAACATCGAGACGGCGCCGGTCCGGACGCCGCGCCGAGGACGCTGCTGCCGGTCACGGCCGTCGCCCTGGCAGCACTCGCCGTACAGGCACACGGCTGGGAGCTGAACGTGCGTTCCGGTTACCTGCCGGCGGGCCTGCTGCGCGCCTCGGGCCAGTAGGGGCGCAGGAGCAGCCCGTACGCCTCCGGGCCCGTGCGGCCGAGCGTCCTCGACTCCCGGCTGCCACGGCGGCCGGGAGTACGGCGAGCGCCTTGGCGTTGGAGGCATCGGGTCCGGCCACCGCGCGCAGCACGGCGGAGTCCGCGGCGGGATCTCCCGGACGTACCGGCGGCCGGGCTCCAGGACCGCGTAGCGGTCCGTCCCATCAGCGGTGGAGCAGCCGCGGCACGGGACGATCGTTTCACCGCGGCGCGGGACGGCGGCGGAGGGTGCCGGCACCCTGGCCGACGGGAGGCTGATCATCACTTAAGATTCAAGGCGGCCGTTGGGCTGCGGCTCGTCGCCCTGCGCGGCGGCTGCGGAACGGCCGGGCCGACCGGTCGAGGAGAGCAGCCTGATCCAGGGCCCTGGTCCGGACGGCGACCACATGACGCTGATCATGAAGATCCCGGGGAATCGCGTGACCGCCGGCGTGCGTCTCAGTGGTGTGGGGCGCACAGCCCACCCGCCCACGAACAGAAGACCCCCAGGGAGAAGTGAGGTATGCCAGTGATCTGCGTCGGAGGCATGATCGGCATCGGCAAGACGAGTGTGGCCGAGCTGCTCGCCAAGGAGCTGGGCAGCGACGTCTTCTACGAGAGCGTGGACGACAATCCGATCCTTCCGCTCTTCTACACGGCGAGCCCCGAAGAGATCCAGGCGAAGCGCTACCCCTTCCTGCTGCAGCTCTACTTCCTCCAGACGCGGTTCGCCTCGATCAAGGAGGCGTACAAGCAGGGGGACAACGTCCTCGACCGGTCCATCTACGAGGACTGGTACTTCGCCAAGGTCAACCACGACCTTGGCCGGATCAGCTCCCTCGAGATGCAGGTGTACGAGGGGCTGCTGGGCGAGATGATGCGCGAGATCGACGGCCTGCCGTACCGCAAGGCACCCGATCTCATGGTCTACCTCAAGGCCGACTTCGAGACGGTGCTGCACCGTATCGGGCTGCGCGGCCGCGGTTTCGAGCAGGACGAGAGCCTCGTCGAGTACTACCGCACGCTGTGGTCCGGCTACGACGACTGGGTGCACAAGCACTACTCGGCCAGCGAGGTCCTCGTCATCGACATGAACCACACGGATGTGGTGAACAACCCCGAGGACGCGGCCCGCGTGGTGCAGGAAGTCAAGGACACCCTGGCGGCGGTCGCGCACCGGCGCTGAGCTCGCGCTTCACGGTCCGCCGTCGCGCGGAGCCCGTACGTGATCGGGCTCTCCCCGCTCCGCCGCGCATCCCCGGGGCCGTGGCGGCCCGACCCTGCCGGGCGGGCCGCTGCGGCCCGCCCAGGCCTTGGCCGGGCGGGGGCCTCGGGGCGAGCGGTTCGTACAAGACCGGTGCCGCCCGGGCGCCGGACACTGCCGCCATGACCCAGTCCAGCGAAACCGACGGCCAGGCCTCCGCCCCTCCCGCCCTCTCCGGGCCCCGGCCCCGCGACACCGGGCACGCTGCCCGAGCGTTCACGCCCGCCGCGGGCCGCTTCGCCCCCACCGGTCTATACGACCCCGTGGCCGCCCTGCTCCGCGAGCGGCTCTGGCGCGGCCTGCTGGCCATGCACGTGGCTCCGCGGCCGGAAGAGGTGATCGTCGACGTCGGCTGCGGCACCGGCTCTCAGGCCCTGCTCCTGCACCGCATCGAACCCGCCGCCCACATCATCGGCATCGACCCGGACCCCCGCGTCCTGGCCGTCGCCCGCCGCAAGGCCCGGGCCGCGGGCGCACCCATCGACTGGCGCCGGGGCATGGGCGACGAACTGGCGGACGGACTCGGGGCGGGCAGCGCGGACACCGCCGTCTCCAGCCTCGTCCTCCACCAGTGCCCCCTCCCGATGAAACGGGCGGTCCTGGCCGCCCTGCACACGGTGCTGCGGCCCGGCGGCCGGCTGGTCCTGGCCGACTACGGTCTCCAGCGCACCCGTCTGATGCGCACCGCGTTCCGCGTCGTCCAGCTCGCCGACGGCCGGGCCGACACGCAGCCCAACGCCGACGGCATCCTGCCCGCCCTCATCACCGGGGCCGGATTCGACCGGGTGCGCGAGGCCGAGGTCGTCTCAACCGTCACCGGGTCCATTTCGGTGTACGTCGCCCGCCGCGCCGACGGCTGACGCCGACGGCACCTGCATCACCCGCAGTACGGCCGCCGGAGTCATCCCGATCATCTCCCGCATCCGGCGGGTGAGGTGGGCCTGGTCGGCGAAGCCTCCGGCGGCCGCGGCCTCGGCCGGGCTGCGCCCCTCCCCCAGGGCCTCAACGCTGCGGCGCAGCTTCAGCCAGATACGCCGCCGCGCCAGCGGCATGCCCAGCTGCTGGCGGGCCAGGGCCCGCAGCCGCTGCGGCGACAGACCCACGCGGGCCGCGACCAGGTCCATGGGGACCGGCTCCGCCGGCCCCTCCGGCCCGTCCCGCCCCTCCAGCAGGGCCGCTGCGGCGAGCAGCCGCGGGTCCAACCCCTCCGAGGGCAGCGCCGCCGCCCGACCGAGCTCGGCCTCGTCCAGCCGGCACAGCTCAGGCACCGCCACGATCCCCGAACCGGGACCACACCGCCCGCGCAACCGGTCGGCCAGGGCCGAATGCGGCTCCACGAAGACGGTGAGCAGATCCCCCGCCGACAGCATCCGGTGCGCGGTCATGGGCGGGACGAGCAACGCCGCTCCCCGCACGACCCTGCCGTCCGGCCCGGCGAGCGCCGCCCCGCCCCGGGGTGCCAGGACGAGCTGGAAGGCGGCGTGCCGATGGACGGACCCTCCGGGCGACACCCCCCGGTACCACGCGTACCCCTCCCCCACCCCGAACCCCGGCCCCAACTCCCGCCCCACGCCAGGCACCTGACCTTCCCCCCGTCCCCCGACCCGTGCGCCCAGACTGCCAGAGTCCTCCAAGTCCTTGCCGAGGCGGTCGAACTCGTCGACGATGCTTCCAAGCCACGGCCTTCCGGATCCCACCGGGCCCGGCCGGGGCAGGGGAGAACAGGGGAAACAGTGACAACGAACAGCAATCCGAAGAAGCGCCCGATGGCCGCGAAGGCACTCATCCCGCTCTTCGTACTCGCCGGGCTGCTCTTGGGCCCCGCGGCAACCGCCTCGGCGGCCGCTCCGGCGGCCCGGCAGGCTCCCGCCGCCGCCGCGGCGCTACCGCAGAGCGGTCTCCGCGCCGGCGCCGGCGTGGCGACCGCGCTCCAGGCACCGATGTCGTCCCCGGTCCGGGCCACCACCGGGAGCAAGAAGGGCAAGAAGAAGAGCAAGAAGAAGAGCGGACTGTTCAAGAAGCTCTTGATCGTCGTGCTCGTCGTCATCCTGCTGCTCGTCGTCCTGTACGTGGTCCGCCGGGCTCTGCGCCGCCGGTCCGCCTAGGCCGTCTCTTTCGGATCTTGTCGGCCGAGCCCGCGGCGTCCGGTGCCGTACATGGCAAGGCGGAGGGGCGCCCGTGTACTGAACGTACTCGGGCGCCCCGACAACGCGGCCAGGTGCGGTGCCGGGCGTCGCGGGCCCGGCAAGATCCGAAAGAGACGGCCTAGCCACCGGCCCTGCCGGTGCGCCCGCCGGGAGTCCGCGTGCGTGGCCCTACGGCAGCGCGAGCGCCCCGTCGATCCGTGCCGGATCGTCGAGGGCGGTGGTCAGCGTCGTCGGACGCGGAACCGGCTCGGACGGGCCGAGTCGGGGCCCGGCGTGTCAGTTGTCGGCAGCGCCGGGCAGCCGACGGAGTTCTACCAGGACCAGCGCGATCTTCACCGCGGTGGAAATCGTCAGGGCCTGGAGGAACGGCATACCCATCAGCCACAGGGCCACCGTCATGACCGTGAGCACCAGGAACGCCGGGAGCAGATTGGTCCGCCTGATCGCGGTCCGCAGGTGTCCGGCTGGGTTCCGATGCTGATCCGGCGTATCGATCGGGCGCGCCTCGACGCCCTCCTCTTTGGCATGCGGCATTGGCTACTGCCCTTTCCTCGTTTCCTCGTTCTCGTCTCCGGGCACGAGCCTCGGGTCCGCCCCGGCGGACTGCCACCGCTGCCATCCGCCCCGCCGCCATCCGACGTACAGGTTCACCTCACCGGCCCAGATCCGCGGCGCCCTGCCCTCCGGCCGATGTGGGCCAAGAAGGCCGGCCGAGGCCTTGGCGAGGAGCCGGTACGAGCCGAGTAGCCTTGGGGATCATGATCGTGAATCAGTGCCGTGCGAGGACGAAGCAGGGCGGACGGTGCCAGATCGAGGCGCGACCGTCGGGTTTGTGCCACACGCATGATCCGGTGGTGCGGTGCCGGGTGCTGAACGCCAAGGGAAAGCCCTGCACGATCGCGACGGGCGGCGGTCCGTGCGACCGGCACAGGGGACAGCAACAGGCCTCTGTCGAAGCGGCCCTGAACCTGATCGCGTTCCACGAGCCGGCCGGAGCCGACCCCCTCTTCGCGGTCGGGGAGCACTCCTCGCCTCCCCGGGCCGCGACCGCCGAAGAGCCGGTCCGGATTCAGCTGTCGCTTGCGTTCGTGGCCCGCACCATCAATCTCGGCTGAGCCCCGCGAACGCCGCGACGCGGCGACGCAGCCCCCTGCGGTGGCCCTTCTGCGGAGCGGCGTAGGGTCGTCGACGAGGTGCTGCCACCGAACGGGGTTCGGGCAGGGGGGAATCGGGCCGACGCGCCCATG encodes:
- a CDS encoding EF-hand domain-containing protein, which encodes MSEKARRLFDALDLDQDGTLTRAEVIGALRSKGPTLAAQGAIPVWGVGDTDDSSALFDAADQNGDRVLTFEEFAAVVDRRFGW
- a CDS encoding protein kinase domain-containing protein, whose product is MGSAPSADFFQPLKADDPAVVGGYRLAAVLGSGGMGKVYLSYTPGGRPIAIKVIRPEFSEDPEFRRRFQQEVRAAERVQGLYTAPVIDSDTEGAQPWLATAYVPGPSLAHAVARHGALPVRSVLLLTVGVAEALHVIHGAGIVHRDLKPANVLLASDGPRVIDFGIARAADSTALTSTGVSVGTPAFMAPEQASAGTVTPATDVFALGQIAAFTAIGASVFGDGPSHAVLYRIVHEDPDLSALPEQLRPVVTRCLSRDPADRPALSEIIELCNAASEAPLRQGEDWLPRAVAGSITERLRLPAPAPTPAPAPIPTEVSPQPPAQAPVPAAPGYTPTGVAAAAPTQTAPVHGAPGAVPPGYRTPPPYAQPSYPQPSYAPGHGTPPPFHTQPFVPGPSGPPRPKRTGLIVIGAVAAAVVGLVVLGSMLPDGSGKGGGDKASGASQQRPDPQPVSYQGIEVPQNHQLMFADNPPRPAEEPTGAGVLYGHADLFYYRDTLFGDEKFGTANGKLVVLNNSEKGSLETCRAVTRFTEKVGLDQLTDGSQVCVLSKAGHITLATFRGGSGGKGETRFITVDLTVWRNAEAAAKN
- a CDS encoding Imm49 family immunity protein, coding for MATVREIARHEVGEERTSRALEDIGGRVFGRWHGLRYNSLSIKGIQETGDELLDHVGALTLQDPRLEGAPGRLALRTAAECALGVLTLGTCPGGDYEVFFPLIDEELNSEDFAFGDAVDQAPTARVWVDAFALSVLTGLVWEQARVIGPLLKEDYAPMFHSGLPHSPLSSVSDPAELAEMEALCAYLHLVETARSPWVASGVPPLRKPDAEERAAAAARLDEAGTPTADQRLLRVLLDDDQPAFEKALTSRLLEHRDGAGPDAAPRTLLPVTAVALAALAVQAHGWELNVRSGYLPAGLLRASGQ
- a CDS encoding deoxynucleoside kinase; its protein translation is MPVICVGGMIGIGKTSVAELLAKELGSDVFYESVDDNPILPLFYTASPEEIQAKRYPFLLQLYFLQTRFASIKEAYKQGDNVLDRSIYEDWYFAKVNHDLGRISSLEMQVYEGLLGEMMREIDGLPYRKAPDLMVYLKADFETVLHRIGLRGRGFEQDESLVEYYRTLWSGYDDWVHKHYSASEVLVIDMNHTDVVNNPEDAARVVQEVKDTLAAVAHRR
- a CDS encoding class I SAM-dependent methyltransferase, producing MTQSSETDGQASAPPALSGPRPRDTGHAARAFTPAAGRFAPTGLYDPVAALLRERLWRGLLAMHVAPRPEEVIVDVGCGTGSQALLLHRIEPAAHIIGIDPDPRVLAVARRKARAAGAPIDWRRGMGDELADGLGAGSADTAVSSLVLHQCPLPMKRAVLAALHTVLRPGGRLVLADYGLQRTRLMRTAFRVVQLADGRADTQPNADGILPALITGAGFDRVREAEVVSTVTGSISVYVARRADG
- a CDS encoding helix-turn-helix domain-containing protein, whose product is MGRELGPGFGVGEGYAWYRGVSPGGSVHRHAAFQLVLAPRGGAALAGPDGRVVRGAALLVPPMTAHRMLSAGDLLTVFVEPHSALADRLRGRCGPGSGIVAVPELCRLDEAELGRAAALPSEGLDPRLLAAAALLEGRDGPEGPAEPVPMDLVAARVGLSPQRLRALARQQLGMPLARRRIWLKLRRSVEALGEGRSPAEAAAAGGFADQAHLTRRMREMIGMTPAAVLRVMQVPSASAVGAAGDVHRNGPGDG
- a CDS encoding DUF5763 domain-containing protein, coding for MIVNQCRARTKQGGRCQIEARPSGLCHTHDPVVRCRVLNAKGKPCTIATGGGPCDRHRGQQQASVEAALNLIAFHEPAGADPLFAVGEHSSPPRAATAEEPVRIQLSLAFVARTINLG